Proteins from one Shewanella pealeana ATCC 700345 genomic window:
- a CDS encoding Lrp/AsnC family transcriptional regulator has protein sequence MVEKVKLDKVDRQLLTMLQHDVTLSLNELAKAVNLTTTPCWKRLKRLEEEGVINKRVALLDPSKIGVDFTAFVQVKTCDHSHAWYETFIEAIYAMPEVMEFYRMAGEYDYMMRVQVEDMAAFDHFYKRLVNQVAGLTNVTSTFAMESLKFSTVLPLKPA, from the coding sequence GTGGTTGAAAAAGTAAAACTAGATAAAGTTGACCGACAGTTGCTCACCATGCTGCAGCACGATGTGACCTTATCGCTTAACGAGTTAGCTAAAGCCGTTAATTTAACAACCACCCCCTGCTGGAAACGCCTAAAGCGTTTAGAAGAAGAAGGCGTGATCAACAAGCGGGTAGCCCTACTCGATCCCAGTAAAATAGGCGTCGATTTCACCGCATTTGTGCAGGTTAAGACCTGTGATCACTCCCATGCTTGGTATGAGACATTTATTGAAGCTATTTATGCCATGCCTGAAGTGATGGAATTTTACCGCATGGCTGGGGAATATGATTATATGATGCGGGTACAAGTTGAAGATATGGCTGCATTTGATCACTTTTATAAACGCTTGGTCAATCAAGTGGCTGGGTTAACCAATGTTACGTCCACCTTTGCGATGGAGTCATTGAAATTCAGCACGGTGTTGCCATTAAAACCTGCGTAG
- a CDS encoding L-cysteine desulfidase family protein, whose translation MKQHLWPLFLEAIKRDVVPALGCTEPISVALAAAIAIGELGIKNQASNVKMDVSVSANLMKNGMGVGIPGTGMVGLPIAAAIGAVAGDSNAGLEVLKNLTDSDVQAAKLMLDNGQVTVGVADVANVLYAKVTVYYQQQTASVTIADSHTKVIAIEKNGEQCLPAPEVESVNDKSNKANPFTEARLQDIYDFAMHAPLDDIGFIMQSKSLNDALSIEGLSGHYGLKIGATLVKNQEKGLLSGGLLTEVLARTAGASDARMDGAMMPAMSNSGSGNQGIAATMPVVACAEFLKSSETQTIRALMLSHLTAIYIKSYQNKLSALCGATTAAMGSAAGITYLLDGEIEQVSAAICSMIGDVSGVICDGAKTACAMKVSSSAGAAVKSALMAIDGIRVTGTEGIVADDVDQTISNLATLANGAMTQTDVQILEIMMHK comes from the coding sequence ATGAAACAACACTTATGGCCTTTATTCCTTGAAGCAATTAAACGCGATGTAGTTCCTGCCCTTGGCTGTACCGAGCCCATTTCTGTTGCATTAGCTGCCGCAATTGCCATTGGTGAGTTAGGGATAAAAAACCAAGCCAGTAACGTCAAAATGGACGTCAGTGTTTCTGCTAATTTAATGAAAAATGGCATGGGCGTTGGTATTCCTGGCACTGGGATGGTTGGCTTGCCTATTGCTGCTGCAATCGGGGCGGTTGCAGGCGATAGTAATGCGGGTCTTGAGGTGTTAAAAAATCTCACTGATAGCGACGTTCAAGCGGCTAAATTAATGCTGGATAACGGCCAAGTGACAGTAGGCGTCGCTGATGTGGCTAATGTTTTATACGCCAAAGTGACGGTTTATTATCAGCAGCAAACGGCGAGCGTCACCATTGCCGATAGCCACACCAAGGTTATCGCGATTGAAAAAAATGGTGAACAATGTTTACCCGCTCCAGAGGTCGAGTCTGTTAATGACAAAAGTAACAAAGCCAATCCGTTTACTGAGGCAAGACTGCAAGATATTTATGATTTTGCCATGCATGCACCATTGGATGACATAGGTTTTATTATGCAATCCAAAAGCCTAAATGATGCCTTATCTATTGAAGGACTCAGTGGTCATTATGGTTTAAAGATTGGTGCGACATTGGTTAAAAACCAAGAGAAAGGCCTATTATCTGGTGGCTTATTGACTGAAGTACTCGCCCGTACTGCAGGGGCTTCTGATGCACGTATGGATGGCGCCATGATGCCTGCGATGAGTAATTCGGGCTCAGGCAACCAAGGTATCGCGGCAACCATGCCTGTCGTTGCTTGTGCTGAGTTTCTTAAATCCAGCGAAACACAAACTATCCGTGCGTTAATGTTGTCGCATTTAACCGCTATCTACATTAAGAGCTATCAAAACAAGCTCTCAGCCTTATGCGGAGCGACAACGGCAGCTATGGGATCAGCTGCTGGCATTACCTATTTGCTAGATGGTGAAATTGAGCAGGTAAGTGCTGCAATTTGTAGCATGATTGGTGATGTTAGTGGCGTTATTTGTGATGGTGCAAAAACAGCTTGTGCAATGAAAGTGTCTTCATCGGCAGGGGCTGCGGTAAAATCTGCCTTGATGGCCATTGATGGCATTCGAGTTACCGGCACTGAAGGCATTGTTGCTGATGATGTTGACCAAACTATCAGTAACCTTGCGACATTAGCTAATGGCGCAATGACACAAACCGATGTGCAGATCTTAGAGATTATGATGCACAAGTAA
- a CDS encoding amino acid permease, with amino-acid sequence MTKAEWQQATKFDSVDLGWIVMSIGMAIGAGIVFLPVQVGVMGLWVFLLSSIIGYPAMYLFQKLFINTLAESKKCTDYPGVIENYLGKNWGIALGVLYFLMLVIWVLVYSLAVTNDSASYLHSFGVTEGKLSDNVFYGLGLICILAFIGSKGEKLLFKLSGFMAVTVLTLVAVMGVLLMARWDMANIPSMGEFGPMLKNAIITLPFTLTSILFIQSLSPMVISYRSHEKSIEVARFKAERAMKIAFAILFVVVFFFAVSFTFAISQAQATEAMNQNISALAIIAQYFPGSWATITGIVINIFAVVTSFFGVFLAFQEACRGIAMNILLRSRKESDINKELVNKLITVFIILLAWSAIALNAPILSFTSICSPIFGLVGCLIPAYLVYKVPHLNKYKGWATNLIIVTGVLLCISPLLAFM; translated from the coding sequence ATGACCAAAGCCGAATGGCAACAAGCCACTAAGTTCGACAGTGTCGACCTTGGTTGGATTGTGATGAGTATTGGTATGGCTATCGGTGCAGGTATTGTATTTTTACCTGTTCAGGTTGGCGTGATGGGACTATGGGTATTTTTGCTGTCATCCATTATTGGTTACCCAGCAATGTACTTATTTCAAAAGTTATTTATTAACACCTTAGCCGAGTCAAAAAAGTGTACTGATTACCCTGGTGTTATTGAAAACTACCTCGGAAAAAACTGGGGTATTGCATTAGGTGTGCTTTATTTCTTGATGTTGGTCATTTGGGTGCTGGTTTACTCGTTAGCCGTGACCAATGACAGTGCCTCTTACCTGCATTCATTTGGCGTCACTGAGGGCAAGCTTAGTGACAATGTATTCTATGGTTTAGGCTTAATCTGCATATTGGCTTTTATCGGCTCAAAAGGCGAAAAGCTGCTATTTAAACTGTCTGGTTTTATGGCAGTGACAGTGCTGACGCTGGTGGCAGTAATGGGAGTATTGTTGATGGCGCGCTGGGATATGGCGAATATTCCAAGTATGGGTGAGTTTGGCCCAATGCTGAAGAATGCCATTATTACCCTACCATTTACCTTAACCTCGATTCTGTTTATCCAATCGTTAAGCCCTATGGTTATCTCGTATCGCTCACATGAAAAGTCGATTGAGGTTGCGCGTTTCAAGGCTGAGCGAGCAATGAAAATTGCCTTTGCCATCTTATTCGTGGTGGTGTTCTTCTTCGCAGTATCGTTCACCTTTGCCATTAGCCAAGCGCAAGCAACTGAGGCGATGAACCAGAATATCTCTGCACTGGCGATTATTGCACAGTACTTCCCTGGCAGCTGGGCGACTATCACCGGTATCGTGATTAACATCTTTGCGGTTGTAACCTCGTTCTTCGGTGTGTTCTTAGCATTCCAAGAAGCCTGTCGTGGTATTGCAATGAACATACTGCTGCGCAGCCGTAAAGAATCTGATATCAACAAAGAGCTAGTTAATAAACTTATCACCGTCTTCATTATCTTACTGGCTTGGTCTGCGATTGCCTTAAATGCACCAATCCTGTCGTTCACATCTATCTGTAGCCCTATCTTCGGTTTAGTGGGCTGTTTAATTCCAGCTTACTTGGTGTACAAGGTGCCACACTTGAACAAATATAAGGGTTGGGCGACGAATCTGATTATTGTGACGGGTGTTTTGTTGTGTATCTCACCTTTGTTAGCGTTTATGTAA
- a CDS encoding NUDIX hydrolase gives MMKVIDKLAWVFIQDGKLLAVRSKGKELFYLPGGKREAGESDEQALMREIKEELSVELVPSSIEYMQTFTAQADGKAEGVSVKLTCYFADFTGELLPDAEIEQLEFLDMNDEAVCSVAALVAMRWLESKSLLNSKNT, from the coding sequence ATGATGAAAGTGATTGATAAGCTTGCTTGGGTTTTTATTCAAGATGGTAAGTTGTTGGCGGTACGCTCGAAAGGTAAAGAGTTGTTCTATCTGCCGGGTGGTAAGCGTGAGGCGGGTGAGAGTGATGAACAGGCGTTGATGCGTGAAATCAAAGAAGAGCTGTCTGTTGAGCTTGTGCCGAGTAGCATTGAGTATATGCAGACTTTCACGGCGCAAGCGGACGGTAAGGCTGAGGGCGTGTCGGTTAAGCTGACCTGCTACTTTGCTGATTTTACTGGTGAGTTACTGCCTGATGCTGAAATTGAACAGCTTGAATTTCTTGATATGAATGATGAAGCGGTTTGCTCGGTTGCGGCCTTAGTTGCAATGCGCTGGCTTGAATCCAAATCACTGCTCAACAGTAAGAACACCTAA